One segment of Solanum lycopersicum chromosome 1, SLM_r2.1 DNA contains the following:
- the LOC109119983 gene encoding late embryogenesis abundant protein 6-like: MQAIKDKFNDMSAMRKAKAEAKEEEKAEKELAKTRVEVAREVRLAREAEAAMDLHVHKAAEKIANEEQKYVHDQPEGGTLDPHASSFTNPNLNNAGTGPTNNLL, encoded by the exons atgcaGGCTATCAAGGACAAGTTTAATGATATGAGCGCAATGCGCAAGGCAAAAGCTGAAGCTAAAGAGGAGGAAAAA GCAGAGAAGGAGTTGGCAAAGACAAGAGTAGAAGTAGCACGTGAAGTAAGATTGGCAAGAGAGGCAGAAGCAGCCATGGATTTACATGTCCACAAAGCAGCAGAGAAGATTGCAAATGAAGAACAAAAGTATGTTCATGATCAACCAGAAGGAGGAACCTTAGACCCTCATGCTTCTAGCTTCACCAACCCTAACCTCAATAATGCTGGTACAGGACCAACAAACAATCTACTTtag